In Drosophila santomea strain STO CAGO 1482 chromosome 2L, Prin_Dsan_1.1, whole genome shotgun sequence, a single window of DNA contains:
- the LOC120454194 gene encoding uncharacterized protein LOC120454194 isoform X2 → MDVAPAPPVSSGGDQSTQQAPISPNQNPNQAPVALAKATTIENGVQTGGAKKPESCEPTHSTGAGQKDERDEGKPKTELADKVLITICSADRKIKKTFMSLPTRKDVIDKAHKYGLCGNTIVLESNGCEICEDDVLLFAAKEKILLMLLAESEEYVVLPPPSPLNRSERAGSSVDPSFYANNSIVSNPNDSTVSNDETMSLSSVTPSSAKNSALFKEFSIPWSKVPVDIMKLLKGKGSLGKRLNTLANVLVEALREISAHIPIRIFRQVAQQAAEKYPDSLLEKDREGQFIATTPQSLISKMINRNNALNKPQKRGGSGTFEIHIPNKKRKFGGGASNGDAKALALNRDLEQKKELLISSYRGSSPLEQSVIIEYMKECFPLQRSFFNNSEKIPDITAIKDNWPYIFDKAVLYQHFELLMSIDPRALEKRLAGEKDRFFRFFKSSKNKKISALEETNANFLRGIAYYFNEDPDYIFKHLESSSLSKEALQSTNPTNAPWVALVNSPITTADGVESQVEAKVYIEGQIMATFAAKDEDLPDILAQLICYYYTFNMMYPKEANQTLEFIVVYFLQHSPEQVRSAKKSVTTNGKFNHLIAKLANVYG, encoded by the exons ATGGACGTTGCCCCCGCACCGCCCGTCAGTTCCGGCGGCGATCAGAGCACCCAGCAGGCGCCGATCAGTCCCAATCAAAATCCAAACCAAGCGCCGGTCGCACTcgcaaaggcaacaacaatcgAAAATGGTGTACAAACAGGAGGAGCGAAAAAGCCAGAGAGCTGCG AGCCGACACATTCCACTGGGGCTGGCCAGAAGGACGAAAGGGACGAGGGCAAGCCGAAGACCGAGCTGGCTGACAAAGTATTGATTACCATATGCAGCGCCGATCGCAAGATCAAGAAGACCTTCATGTCGTTGCCCACTCGGAAGGATGTAATCGACAAAG CTCACAAATATGGCCTGTGCGGCAACACAATCGTCCTGGAGAGCAACGGCTGCGAGATCTGCGAGGACGACGTGCTCTTGTTCGCCGCCAAGGAGAAGATTCTGTTGATGCTCCTCGCCGAGTCGGAGGAGTATGTGGTGCTTCCTCCGCCGTCGCCGCTTAATCGATCCGAACGCGCCGGCAGCTCGGTGGATCCCAGCTTCTATGCCAACAACAGTATTGTGTCGAACCCGAACGACTCGACCGTCTCTAATGATGAGACCATGTCACTGTCCAGCGTAACGCCATCAAGTGCAAAAAATTCTGCATTATTCAAGGAGTTCTCGATACCCTGGAGCAAGGTGCCTGTGGACATCATGAAACTACTGAAGGGAAAAGGGAGTCTGGGCAAGCGCTTGAATACACTGGCCAATGTTTTGGTGGAGGCTCTCCGTGAAATATCTGCCCACATTCCCATACGGATTTTCCGGCAGGTCGCCCAACAGGCGGCTGAAAAGTACCCAGACTCCTTACTCGAAAAAGACCGCGAGGGACAGTTTATAGCCACCACTCCACAATCGCTCATATCCAAGATGATCAACCGCAACAATGCGCTCAACAAACCCCAGAAACGCGGCGGCTCGGGAACCTTTGAGATTCACATCCctaataaaaaacgaaaattcGGAGGTGGTGCTTCCAATGGCGATGCAAAAGCACTGGCTCTCAATAGGGATCTGGAGCAGAAGAAGGAGTTACTAATCTCCAGTTACCGAGGCAGTTCCCCCCTGGAACAGTCTGTCATAATCGAATACATGAAAGAGTGCTTTCCGCTGCAGCGCTCCTTTTTTAATAACAGCGAAAAGATCCCGGATATAACGGCCATTAAGGACAATTGGCCATATATTTTTGACAAGGCTGTGCTGTACCAGCACTTTGAGCTGCTTATGTCCATCGATCCGCGTGCTTTAGAGAAGCGCTTGGCAGGCGAAAAGGATCGTTTTTTCAGGTTCTTTAAGAGTTCGAAGAACAAGAAGATCAGCGCTTTGGAGGAGACCAACGCTAATTTCCTGCGTGGCATAGCGTATTATTTTAATGAGGATCCCGACTACATTTTCAAGCACCTTGAGAGCAGTTCCCTTAGTAAGGAAGCGCTGCAAAGCACAAATCCCACAAACGCCCCCTGGGTGGCTCTAGTCA ATTCACCCATAACAACGGCCGACGGCGTGGAATCGCAAGTGGAGGCGAAGGTCTACATCGAAGGCCAGATAATGGCCACATTCGCCGCCAAAGACGAGGACCTGCCGGACATTCTGGCACAGTTGATCTGCTACTACTATACCTTTAACATGATGTACCCTAAGGAAGCCAATCAAACACTCGAATTTATCGTCGTTTACTTTCTGCAGCACTCGCCGGAACAAGTGCGATCGGCCAAAAAATCGGTTACCACCAACGGCAAGTTTAACCACCTCATCGCCAAGCTTGCCAATGTCTATGGCTGA
- the LOC120454182 gene encoding uncharacterized protein LOC120454182, producing the protein MSTTAAGLKSASKGAYGVGTETDHIITISTASLTESHSENPAKGVVSPVRKPHSLGSEPHSTENTILGDQVNGEPDKKPLHLCRLSQVVSYQSNIADVQHRKGRRLHGLQLPLHPLQLFGWLVLLLFGVASYWVLIPAFHARIQGPLYGLITGLYLVHIASHLTALLTDPADKELRRVHRNDRIVPEFDRSKHSHVIENGRCHLCNIRTSSSRTKHCSVCNKCVGKFDHHCKWLNHCIGSRNYVAFLMCVVSAVVATLVIVAAVVAQIVFYYVQPEWLSFYWCPTESSHPIESGDYINITLSLGNSTMMLIEQHPSEENAHQETWDEEQENMTISTLPTLLENFTALIEASTTQPGISPTNHTLSQPVVAGIGLNETIFLFLLGVLGLLAAVSAGLLLHLCFFHIYISFLGLTTYEYIRNHRQAQDAKSKQLLEGAPSVGAPKNGNVHFSASLPEPHNPSKSLPGGQQLYCCSSAPHPSQHSQESVGQTEQNLRLHCCASSREFHQSGQAIYVCSMLEEAVPQVQVEPDTLSSFHCCSSFAASSLQRRVSLAKGSLISAEPRHLRPATYLQYTEQCTLCTFRLRRGSGPGTGSSGAVSSAGGSSSTRTLTSQTGGSSASATAAGNISKHQRWRRKWNCCAAVPDSPDLPNDLLAALTFRESEEAAAAAKLNTQELPIQFIRTLNGGLDQELPLKATTATPTPPRSSRLRYMLRLLGRYRRPRCRHGAHHGIAAKEHHNIGGSAIKQNQIRPLQLQAAGRGYANSTATPTPPASSPSRSSLESSDLSTSTSPSCGNKELMLLPTSVIRDDSVTTYTLTLPPALPPPTRRKMHQTSQELAELAETLGFASNLQHSQHSSQTNSRTLPSFGNVYRRQRRKHFLRTRSPTLSPIHESGLSNPTSPQPLRHHHQNLSNSNSNPAKAMSSPILNSSSGSANSSVLLVQNLCSLAGETLRKTASNSSLQSLSSNSSST; encoded by the coding sequence ATGTCCACAACAGCAGCTGGACTAAAGTCGGCATCCAAAGGAGCCTACGGCGTCGGGACGGAGACGGATCACATCATAACCATCAGCACTGCCAGCTTGACGGAGTCGCACAGCGAAAATCCCGCAAAGGGAGTAGTCTCTCCGGTCAGAAAACCCCATTCCCTGGGAAGTGAGCCCCATTCCACAGAAAACACTATTCTCGGTGACCAGGTGAACGGTGAGCCAGATAAGAAACCCCTCCACTTGTGCCGGCTGTCGCAGGTGGTGAGCTACCAGAGTAACATCGCTGATGTCCAGCACCGGAAGGGTAGACGCCTCCACGGATTGCAGCTGCCACTGCATCCTCTCCAGCTCTTTGGCTGGCTGGTGCTCCTTCTGTTTGGAGTGGCTAGCTACTGGGTCCTCATTCCGGCCTTTCATGCCCGCATCCAAGGACCACTCTACGGACTGATCACCGGACTCTATCTGGTGCACATTGCCTCTCATCTGACGGCCTTACTCACAGATCCTGCGGACAAGGAGCTGCGGCGAGTGCATCGCAACGATCGGATTGTCCCGGAGTTTGACCGGTCGAAGCACAGTCACGTCATAGAAAACGGAAGGTGCCATCTGTGCAACATCCGGACCTCCTCCAGCCGCACCAAGCACTGCTCCGTGTGCAACAAGTGCGTGGGCAAGTTTGATCACCACTGCAAGTGGCTGAACCACTGCATCGGATCGCGTAACTATGTGGCCTTCCTAATGTGCGTGGTCAGCGCTGTGGTGGCCACCCTGGTCATCGTGGCCGCCGTGGTGGCCCAAATCGTCTTCTACTACGTCCAGCCCGAGTGGTTGAGCTTCTACTGGTGCCCCACGGAGTCGAGCCACCCAATCGAAAGCGGCGACTACATAAACATCACCCTGAGCCTGGGAAACAGCACCATGATGCTAATAGAGCAGCACCCTTCGGAGGAGAACGCGCATCAGGAAACCTGGGACGAGGAGCAGGAAAATATGACCATCTCAACACTGCCCACCCTTCTGGAGAATTTTACAGCTCTCATAGAAGCAAGCACAACGCAGCCTGGGATTAGCCCCACTAATCACACCCTATCGCAGCCAGTAGTGGCCGGAATCGGACTCAACGAaaccattttcctttttcttctGGGAGTTCTGGGACTGCTTGCCGCCGTGAGTGCGGGATTGCTGCTCCACCTGTGCTTCTTTCACATTTACATCTCGTTCCTGGGACTGACCACCTATGAATACATAAGGAATCACCGTCAGGCCCAGGATGCCAAGAGCAAGCAGCTCCTGGAGGGAGCTCCCAGCGTAGGAGCGCCCAAAAATGGAAACGTACACTTCTCGGCTTCGTTGCCCGAGCCACATAATCCGTCCAAGTCCTTACCAGGAGGTCAGCAGCTCTACTGCTGTTCCAGTGCCCCACATCCCAGCCAGCACTCCCAGGAATCGGTTGGTCAGACGGAGCAAAACCTGCGGTTGCACTGCTGTGCCAGCTCCAGGGAGTTTCACCAGAGCGGGCAGGCCATCTACGTTTGCTCGATGCTGGAGGAGGCAGTTCCGCAAGTCCAGGTTGAGCCGGATACGCTGAGTAGCTTCCACTGTTGCTCTAGCTTTGCCGCTAGTTCCCTGCAGCGCAGGGTCAGCTTGGCCAAAGGATCGTTGATCTCAGCCGAGCCGCGTCACCTAAGACCAGCGACGTATCTGCAGTACACCGAGCAGTGTACCCTTTGCACTTTCCGTCTTAGAAGAGGATCAGGACCAGGGACAGGATCTTCAGGAGCTGTGAGCAGCGCCGGCGGAAGTAGTAGCACTCGCACACTGACCAGTCAAACAGGCGGCTCCTCCGCCTCGGCCACAGCAGCCGGAAATATCTCAAAGCATCAGCGGTGGCGCAGGAAATGGAATTGCTGCGCCGCGGTTCCCGATAGCCCCGACTTGCCCAATGACCTCCTCGCTGCCCTAACTTTCCGCGAAAGCgaggaagcagcagcagcagccaagcTAAACACCCAGGAGCTGCCTATCCAGTTTATACGCACGCTAAACGGCGGCTTGGATCAGGAGCTCCCTCTGAAGGCGACAACAGCCACTCCCACGCCACCGAGAAGTTCCCGTCTGCGCTACATGCTGCGTCTACTGGGACGCTATCGAAGGCCACGCTGTCGCCATGGGGCCCACCATGGAATCGCTGCCAAAGAGCACCACAATATCGGTGGCTCTGCCatcaaacaaaatcaaatacGTCCGCTGCAACTGCAGGCAGCCGGGCGTGGCTATGCCAATTCCACTGCCACGCCAACGCCGCCCGCAAGCTCGCCAAGCAGAAGTTCCTTGGAGAGCAGCGATCTGAGCACCAGCACGAGTCCTTCGTGCGGCAACAAGGAGCTGATGCTGCTGCCCACATCCGTGATAAGGGACGACAGCGTGACCACCTACACGCTGACCTTGCCGCCTGCCCTGCCACCGCCCACGAGGAGAAAAATGCACCAGACCTCCCAGGAGCTGGCGGAGTTGGCAGAGACCTTGGGGTTCGCCAGCAACTTGCAGCACAGTCAGCATAGCAGCCAGACCAACAGTCGAACGCTGCCCAGTTTCGGGAATGTCTACCGCCGGCAGAGGCGAAAGCACTTCTTGCGGACACGATCTCCCACACTGTCGCCCATCCACGAGTCCGGCCTTTCGAATCCAACCTCGCCGCAGCCCCTGAGGCACCACCACCAGAATTTATCCAACTCGAACTCCAATCCGGCCAAAGCCATGTCCTCGCCTATTCTCAATAGCAGCTCAGGATCTGCGAACTCCTCGGTACTTCTAGTCCAGAACCTGTGCAGTTTAGCAGGCGAAACGCTGAGGAAGACCGCGTCCAACAGTTCGCTGCAGAGCCTCAGCTCCAATTCGAGCAGCACCTAG
- the LOC120454194 gene encoding uncharacterized protein LOC120454194 isoform X1: MDVAPAPPVSSGGDQSTQQAPISPNQNPNQAPVALAKATTIENGVQTGGAKKPESCGEKAPEPTHSTGAGQKDERDEGKPKTELADKVLITICSADRKIKKTFMSLPTRKDVIDKAHKYGLCGNTIVLESNGCEICEDDVLLFAAKEKILLMLLAESEEYVVLPPPSPLNRSERAGSSVDPSFYANNSIVSNPNDSTVSNDETMSLSSVTPSSAKNSALFKEFSIPWSKVPVDIMKLLKGKGSLGKRLNTLANVLVEALREISAHIPIRIFRQVAQQAAEKYPDSLLEKDREGQFIATTPQSLISKMINRNNALNKPQKRGGSGTFEIHIPNKKRKFGGGASNGDAKALALNRDLEQKKELLISSYRGSSPLEQSVIIEYMKECFPLQRSFFNNSEKIPDITAIKDNWPYIFDKAVLYQHFELLMSIDPRALEKRLAGEKDRFFRFFKSSKNKKISALEETNANFLRGIAYYFNEDPDYIFKHLESSSLSKEALQSTNPTNAPWVALVNSPITTADGVESQVEAKVYIEGQIMATFAAKDEDLPDILAQLICYYYTFNMMYPKEANQTLEFIVVYFLQHSPEQVRSAKKSVTTNGKFNHLIAKLANVYG, from the exons ATGGACGTTGCCCCCGCACCGCCCGTCAGTTCCGGCGGCGATCAGAGCACCCAGCAGGCGCCGATCAGTCCCAATCAAAATCCAAACCAAGCGCCGGTCGCACTcgcaaaggcaacaacaatcgAAAATGGTGTACAAACAGGAGGAGCGAAAAAGCCAGAGAGCTGCGGTGAGAAAGCACCCG AGCCGACACATTCCACTGGGGCTGGCCAGAAGGACGAAAGGGACGAGGGCAAGCCGAAGACCGAGCTGGCTGACAAAGTATTGATTACCATATGCAGCGCCGATCGCAAGATCAAGAAGACCTTCATGTCGTTGCCCACTCGGAAGGATGTAATCGACAAAG CTCACAAATATGGCCTGTGCGGCAACACAATCGTCCTGGAGAGCAACGGCTGCGAGATCTGCGAGGACGACGTGCTCTTGTTCGCCGCCAAGGAGAAGATTCTGTTGATGCTCCTCGCCGAGTCGGAGGAGTATGTGGTGCTTCCTCCGCCGTCGCCGCTTAATCGATCCGAACGCGCCGGCAGCTCGGTGGATCCCAGCTTCTATGCCAACAACAGTATTGTGTCGAACCCGAACGACTCGACCGTCTCTAATGATGAGACCATGTCACTGTCCAGCGTAACGCCATCAAGTGCAAAAAATTCTGCATTATTCAAGGAGTTCTCGATACCCTGGAGCAAGGTGCCTGTGGACATCATGAAACTACTGAAGGGAAAAGGGAGTCTGGGCAAGCGCTTGAATACACTGGCCAATGTTTTGGTGGAGGCTCTCCGTGAAATATCTGCCCACATTCCCATACGGATTTTCCGGCAGGTCGCCCAACAGGCGGCTGAAAAGTACCCAGACTCCTTACTCGAAAAAGACCGCGAGGGACAGTTTATAGCCACCACTCCACAATCGCTCATATCCAAGATGATCAACCGCAACAATGCGCTCAACAAACCCCAGAAACGCGGCGGCTCGGGAACCTTTGAGATTCACATCCctaataaaaaacgaaaattcGGAGGTGGTGCTTCCAATGGCGATGCAAAAGCACTGGCTCTCAATAGGGATCTGGAGCAGAAGAAGGAGTTACTAATCTCCAGTTACCGAGGCAGTTCCCCCCTGGAACAGTCTGTCATAATCGAATACATGAAAGAGTGCTTTCCGCTGCAGCGCTCCTTTTTTAATAACAGCGAAAAGATCCCGGATATAACGGCCATTAAGGACAATTGGCCATATATTTTTGACAAGGCTGTGCTGTACCAGCACTTTGAGCTGCTTATGTCCATCGATCCGCGTGCTTTAGAGAAGCGCTTGGCAGGCGAAAAGGATCGTTTTTTCAGGTTCTTTAAGAGTTCGAAGAACAAGAAGATCAGCGCTTTGGAGGAGACCAACGCTAATTTCCTGCGTGGCATAGCGTATTATTTTAATGAGGATCCCGACTACATTTTCAAGCACCTTGAGAGCAGTTCCCTTAGTAAGGAAGCGCTGCAAAGCACAAATCCCACAAACGCCCCCTGGGTGGCTCTAGTCA ATTCACCCATAACAACGGCCGACGGCGTGGAATCGCAAGTGGAGGCGAAGGTCTACATCGAAGGCCAGATAATGGCCACATTCGCCGCCAAAGACGAGGACCTGCCGGACATTCTGGCACAGTTGATCTGCTACTACTATACCTTTAACATGATGTACCCTAAGGAAGCCAATCAAACACTCGAATTTATCGTCGTTTACTTTCTGCAGCACTCGCCGGAACAAGTGCGATCGGCCAAAAAATCGGTTACCACCAACGGCAAGTTTAACCACCTCATCGCCAAGCTTGCCAATGTCTATGGCTGA
- the LOC120454209 gene encoding protein mushroom body miniature yields MQNGGGQSGWNFSGGDRKQFGNYGRNNQQRRSGGGGSGGGGGGGGGSQSHIRQSNGNWPDAGPEGGQNGNSFNKFRDPQQQLNSQQPNKRGGRRNRGGGGGGGGGGGGRRGHRGRDSNRRGGRNHSWHAKEQHVSPGESNMLYYDNVGDFTEDPPLPQSSPAPASQRQESLPPVTFPADVTPPSVPEPEPEVPVTPEEPTVSILNIKKEKELLEHKSKIKPFVKREPKSPNKKKANSSRSSSSSEEESEPEPGEMVVNTKAVAAPTPKTKASKTPVASTPKPKAVKPVSSSDSSASDTDTDEVESQPPAKSKKAAMEKDNEEDVVCMGSQERQFTITDEEESSELEDEDDRKVKKQKNKSKAIDVCGICDKKGHTSFQCQMICRNCSGSYHGLKNCPNPPNLNIAIQSFVEFAMQQMTAFHCDQRFGFPAGAVAAPVALPVSAKSKKDKKTAIKKSKKTPQKRMKVEPKDQDDDDDDEDDEEEDASSESEDSESSDEPQPAPVSKQKRKRGTKAAVASAASLPPQVFPFPLLGAPGAPYNSMMYSYGAPFSFPK; encoded by the exons ATGCAGAACGGCGGAGGACAATCCGGCTGGAACTTCTCAGGAGGGGACAGAAAACAGTTTGGCAATTACGGCCGCAATAATCAGCAGAGGCGCAGTGGAGGTGGCGGTAgcggtggtggaggtggcggaggaggaggaagccAGAGCCACATTCGCCAGTCCAACGGAAACTGGCCGGACGCAGGACCAGAAGGTGGGCAGAATGGGAACTCCTTCAACAAGTTCAGAGATCCCCAGCAGCAGCTAAATAGTCAGCAGCCGAACAAAAGAGGCGGCCGAAGGAATAGAggcggaggtggtggtggtggcggcggtggcggtggcaggCGAGGACACCGCGGCCGGGATTCCAATAGGCGTGGTGGGCGCAACCACTCATGGCACGCTAAGGAGCAGCATGTCAGCCCGGGCGAAAGTAACATGCTGTACTACGATAACGTGGGGGACTTCACCGAAGACCCACCTCTGCCTCAATCctctcctgctcctgcttctcaGAGACAGGAGAGCCTGCCACCTGTCACTTTCCCTGCTGACGTGACGCCACCATCTGTACCTGAACCTGAACCTGAGGTGCCTGTCACGCCAGAAGAACCGACGGTGTCGATTCTCAATATCAAGAAGGAGAAGGAACTGCTGGAGCACAAGTCAAAAATAAAGCCTTTTGTCAAACGGGAGCCTAAATCTCCTAATAAGAAGAAGGCTAACTCCTCCAGATCATCAAGCAGCTCGGAAGAGGAGTCCGAACCCGAACCAGGAGAAATGGTAGTCAACACGAAGGCAGTTGCGGCACCGACCCCAAAAACGAAGGCCAGCAAAACACCTGTAGCGTCAACCCCGAAACCAAAGGCTGTGAAACCTGTCTCGTCCTCCGACTCCTCAGCATCGGACACCGACACCGATGAGGTAGAGAGTCAACCGCCGGCAAAGAGTAAAAAGGCAGCGATGGAAAAAGACAACGAGGAGGATGTGGTCTGCATGGGTTCCCAGGAGCGCCAGTTTACTATCACTGATGAGGAGGAAAGCAGCGAGCTAgaagatgaagacgacaggaaggtcaaaaagcaaaaaaacaagagtAAAGCCATCGATGTGTGTGGCATATGCGATAAgaag GGCCACACCTCCTTCCAGTGCCAGATGATATGTCGTAATTGCTCCGGCAGTTATCATGGTCTCAAGAACTGTCCGAACCCGCCCAATCTAAACATTGCCATTCAGTCGTTTGTGGAGTTTGCCATGCAGCAGATGACTGCCTTTCATTGCGATCAACGCTTTGGCTTTCCTGCTGGCGCGGTCGCAGCTCCAGTTGCCTTGCCAGTGTCAGCCAAATCCAAGAAGGACAAAAAGACGGCAATAAAGAAGAGCAAGAAGACGCCGCAAAAGAGAATGAAAGTGGAGCCGAAGGATCaggacgatgatgatgacgacgaggacgatgaAGAAGAAGATGCCAGCAGCGAGAGCGAAGACTCTGAGTCCAGCGACGAGCCTCAACCAGCACCTGTGTCCAAACAGAAGCGGAAACGAGGCACAAAAGCCGCCGTGGCGTCCGCAGCCAGTCTTCCTCCTCAAGTGTTCCCATTTCCCCTTCTGGGTGCACCTGGCGCCCCTTATAACTCCATGATGTATTCCTATGGAGCTCCGTTTAGTTTTCCTAAGTAG
- the LOC120454249 gene encoding uncharacterized protein LOC120454249, with the protein MNFNANKHTRKLESSTNNWGKTKFKPKKYVKPCPPPVPQSTSTPWQHVKDHIIMDSSEREHQDVDTKDARQFMQQREQNHRRNIIEANRSQATKWESFNDEEPVTERKPKLRRTVENLTFEDRNYFRKHLTLGIKLTQDKTSLRSAIGDLKYKQKQFESRQTVKSSNTNEAKGSKPFQKMRDNAHPYRKKRQNGRNPFQKGPQNE; encoded by the coding sequence AtgaattttaatgcaaataaacatACAAGAAAATTGGAAAGCAGCACCAATAACTGGGGCAAGACTAAGTTCAAGCCGAAGAAGTATGTTAAACCATGTCCACCGCCCGTGCCGCAGTCCACCTCGACGCCTTGGCAGCATGTGAAGGACCACATAATAATGGATTCTTCGGAACGAGAACACCAGGATGTGGACACCAAGGACGCCAGGCAGTTCATGCAGCAGCGTGAGCAGAACCACCGGCGGAATATCATAGAAGCCAACCGGTCGCAGGCCACTAAATGGGAGTCCTTCAACGATGAGGAGCCCGTCACGGAAAGAAAACCAAAGCTTCGCAGGACCGTTGAGAACTTGACTTTTGAGGACCGCAATTATTTCAGAAAGCATCTCACGCTGGGCATCAAATTAACGCAGGACAAAACATCTCTCAGATCTGCAATAGGGGATTTGAAGTATAAACAGAAACAGTTTGAATCGAGACAAACTGTGAAATCATCTAATACGAACGAAGCAAAGGGTAGCAAACCGTTTCAGAAGATGCGCGATAATGCACATCCTTATCGCAAAAAGCGACAGAACGGGAGAAATCCGTTTCAAAAAGGTCCTCAGAATGAATAA
- the LOC120454189 gene encoding uncharacterized protein LOC120454189, with protein sequence MIDILSLPRRNKVSGNPALLKMISYKTGLPINSLPGWELIPLNCKLPMLKCPGNQVIFSKNKIGQDFKSGKQEFECSVTEHIPEYNPLHDSNLKTFYSNERNLKRLRENGEITQDNDVICNLKDFNQHRQELHKSQLYYILQAYKRRESEQYDRMLIANAESITKKDHQNLAARHQCTEEVLARKKLQEQERHERKVHLLNITYEKFKRLENLASMQNMLLEHRKMLTNMRVAAHISMCQDLMRKLLIKQKKLFQFKKDRFNKNMRILRKQTLVKNTEHQIQSWRKRLDERIANQRRIEYLLQEVEKERAAFIDRHKAHYREKWQRIQDEIKERAQKAVAARQPKRKRRKKKKSILQERKPSFCDEYQATFEGLLDSDLCYALNAAIAMEGQTALSFAPDDPIYKAAQYILDYIISGLNEDLSEDECALQVLISRIKDFVCDAKKYVHYKAYQIIGFARDHKAMEVPPSMIKQPKNHSRASHVSFSGVASTIGVGSYEIHPFVDIRPCSERRPTPAGSLASLVVSQIGEQVIQDKVRLPHLNRNQIVFIENYLVKFKRDLLVGLDKLVFAAIQCHFENRMMEVREELLLLDRSYLFDQIARGILSYAVNPLNYQSVLKLAVSVLSCEIIWELQQTMLKPGIDPRGQNHPVSCGTEQEREALALCIP encoded by the exons ATGATTGATATTTTGTCGCTACCGCGGCGGAATAAGGTGTCCGGGAACCCGGCCCTGCTGAAGATGATCTCCTACAAGACTGGACTACCCATCAACAGTCTGCCCGGATGGGAGCTGATTCCCCTCAACTGCAAACTGCCCATGCTCAAGTGTCCCGGCAATCAGGTCATATTCTCCAAGAACAAGATCGGCCAGGAC TTCAAGAGCGGCAAACAGGAGTTCGAGTGCTCCGTCACCGAGCACATCCCGGAGTACAATCCGCTACACGACTCCAACCTGAAGACGTTCTACTCCAACGAGCGCAATCTGAAGCGGTTGAGGGAGAACGGTGAGATAACGCAGGACAACGATGTCATCTGCAACCTGAAGGACTTCAATCAGCATCGCCAGGAGCTGCACAAGTCGCAGTTGTACTACATTTTACAGGCATACAAGCGGCGCGAGTCGGAGCAATATGATCGAATGCTGATCGCCAACGCGGAGTCCATCACCAAGAAGGATCACCAGAATCTCGCAGCCCGCCACCAGTGCACCGAGGAGGTACTCGCCAGAAAGAAACTACAGGAGCAGGAGCGCCACGAAAGGAAGGTCCATCTGCTGAATATCACATACGAGAAGTTTAAACGCTTGGAGAACCTGGCCTCCATGCAGAATATGTTGCTGGAGCACCGCAAGATGCTCACCAACATGCGTGTAGCTGCCCACATCAGCATGTGCCAGGATCTGATGAGAAAGCTGTTGATCAAGCAAAAGAAGCTCTTCCAGTTCAAGAAGGATCGGTTCAACAAAAACATGCGGATCCTAAGGAAGCAGACGCTGGTGAAGAACACCGAGCACCAGATTCAGTCGTGGAGGAAGCGACTCGATGAGCGAATTGCCAATCAGCGCAGGATCGAATACCTCCTACAGGAGGTGGAAAAAGAGCGAGCGGCATTCATCGACAGGCACAAGGCTCATTACAGGGAAAAGTGGCAACGCATTCAGGACGAGATTAAGGAAAGAGCCCAAAAGGCTGTCGCTGCTCGTCAACCCAAGAGGAAGCGccgcaagaagaagaagtcgATACTGCAGGAGCGGAAGCCATCCTTCTGCGATGAGTACCAGGCCACCTTTGAGGGATTGCTAGACAGTGACCTGTGCTACGCCTTGAATGCAGCCATTGCCATGGAGGGGCAGACCGCCCTCAGCTTCGCACCAGACGACCCCATCTACAAGGCGGCACAGTACATACTGGACTACATCATTTCTGGATTAAACGAAGATCTCAGCGAGGACGAGTGCGCCTTGCAGGTGCTGATCTCGCGCATTAAGGACTTTGTCTGCGATGCAAAGAAATACGTGCATTAC AAAGCCTATCAGATCATTGGATTCGCCAGGGACCACAAAGCCATGGAAGTGCCGCCGTCGATGATCAAGCAGCCCAAGAACCACTCGCGCGCCTCCCACGTGTCGTTTAGCGGCGTGGCCAGCACCATTGGCGTGGGCAGCTACGAGATTCATCCGTTCGTGGACATCCGTCCGTGCAGCGAACGTCGGCCCACTCCGGCGGGATCATTGGCCTCACTGGTGGTCAGCCAGATCGGGGAACAGGTTATACAGGACAAGGTGCGCCTGCCGCATCTAAATCGCAACCAGATTGTGTTCATAGAGAACTACCTGGTGAAGTTCAAGCGGGATCTACTGGTGGGTCTGGACAAGCTGGTCTTTGCAGCGATTCAGTGCCACTTCGAAAACCGTATGATGGAGGTTCGCGAGgagctcctgctgctggaCAGGAGCTATTTGTTCGACCAGATTGCCAGGGGCATCCTCAGCTATGCGGTTAACCCGCTCAACTATCAGTCAGTGCTAAAGCTGGCCGTGAGCGTCCTGTCCTGTGAAATCATCTGGGAGCTGCAGCAGACGATGCTCAAGCCTGGCATCGATCCCCGGGGCCAGAATCACCCAGTGTCCTGCGGCACCGAGCAGGAACGCGAGGCCCTGGCCCTCTGCATACCCTAG